A window of Ignavibacteria bacterium contains these coding sequences:
- a CDS encoding phenylacetate--CoA ligase family protein, with amino-acid sequence MNKLYFSLPYPLQYIITNLFGLTIRYGRFNKEFYKALHKYMELERTETCGLDIEKVVEVAKGSRFYSIRNEKDFFNSPVVTKNMVKEHYDKIINPEYVFKYNHTSGTTGSGLNYPVSKEFVNNHWAIYWKSRYLFNLTTDTWCAYIIGRNVLDTERKKPPYWIKCYPTRQYMFSNAHLNSNTVELYLKKIKKSGIYWMHGFPSSLNYMASLIKERKLESLARDLKLRIITASSETLFEFQKKNIEEVFGCGIRQLYGQTEGVANIYECEEGTLHIDESFSYVEFERVENSCDDYKIIGTTYINKAFPLIRYDTGDTVKLYDHNFECKCGRKSRVVKEIIGREQDYLILDDGTKIAGSGFFFKKIVNVKRAQILQKKRGEATFYIVKTPDYTADEEKMLKEEIENRLGKNFRYTLVYTDELIRLKNGKMKFVINEIEGDSKAGSEKVLIDSSGSAAETKPGMQANPFWKNSLR; translated from the coding sequence ATGAACAAATTATATTTCAGTCTGCCGTACCCTCTTCAATACATTATTACCAACCTCTTCGGGCTGACAATAAGGTATGGAAGATTTAACAAAGAATTCTACAAAGCCCTGCACAAATACATGGAACTTGAACGGACGGAAACCTGCGGCCTTGACATAGAAAAAGTTGTGGAAGTAGCTAAAGGCTCGCGGTTTTATTCGATCAGGAATGAAAAAGATTTTTTTAATTCTCCCGTAGTAACCAAAAACATGGTAAAGGAGCACTACGACAAGATCATTAATCCTGAATATGTCTTCAAATATAATCATACCAGCGGTACCACAGGCTCTGGTCTAAACTATCCTGTCTCTAAGGAATTTGTCAACAACCACTGGGCAATATACTGGAAGAGCAGATATCTTTTTAATCTGACTACCGACACATGGTGTGCCTATATAATAGGCAGGAACGTTCTGGACACAGAAAGGAAGAAACCGCCTTACTGGATAAAGTGCTATCCCACGCGCCAGTACATGTTCTCCAACGCCCATTTGAACAGTAATACGGTTGAACTTTACTTAAAAAAAATAAAGAAGAGCGGGATCTACTGGATGCACGGGTTTCCTTCATCGCTTAATTATATGGCAAGCCTGATAAAGGAACGTAAACTTGAGTCCCTTGCCCGAGATCTGAAACTCCGTATAATTACAGCGAGCTCTGAGACGCTTTTTGAATTCCAGAAAAAGAATATAGAGGAGGTCTTCGGCTGCGGCATAAGACAGCTCTACGGGCAGACCGAGGGGGTGGCCAACATTTATGAATGTGAAGAAGGGACGCTGCACATTGATGAATCTTTCTCTTACGTGGAATTTGAAAGGGTTGAAAACAGCTGTGACGACTACAAGATTATAGGAACGACATACATCAATAAGGCTTTCCCGCTAATAAGATACGATACCGGGGATACGGTAAAACTCTACGACCACAACTTTGAGTGTAAATGCGGCAGGAAGTCCCGTGTGGTAAAGGAAATTATAGGACGCGAACAGGATTACCTCATACTTGACGACGGAACAAAAATTGCGGGCTCGGGCTTCTTCTTCAAGAAAATTGTTAATGTCAAGCGTGCGCAGATTCTCCAGAAGAAAAGAGGGGAAGCTACCTTCTATATTGTAAAGACTCCCGACTACACGGCAGATGAAGAAAAGATGCTGAAAGAGGAGATTGAAAACAGGCTGGGGAAAAACTTCCGTTATACTTTAGTGTACACCGATGAGCTGATAAGGCTTAAAAACGGCAAAATGAAATTTGTAATAAATGAGATTGAAGGGGATTCAAAAGCCGGCAGTGAAAAGGTGCTCATCGATTCATCGGGAAGCGCCGCTGAAACAAAACCGGGAATGCAGGCCAATCCCTTCTGGAAAAACAGTTTACGATAG
- a CDS encoding Gfo/Idh/MocA family oxidoreductase, whose protein sequence is EIPAPMVTSGHVLIQTACSLVSLGTEKMLVEFGRANMLDKAKQQPDKVKMVLDKIKTDGLVPTIEAVLNKLDQPLALGYCNVGKVIAVGKGVSEFKVGDRVVSNGNHAEIVCVPVNLAAKVPDNVSDEEGSFAVVGAIALQGIRLSNPTLGETFCVIGLGLIGLVTAKLLIANGCNVVGFDIDPHKVKLAEGFGVKAFRVTDPLDQVNLVKSITNETGADGVIITASSRSNDIITASAKMSRKRGRIILIGVTGLEISRADFYEKELTFQVSCSYGPGRYDESYERKGLDYPLPYVRWTEKRNIEAVLNAISTGRLEVKSLISEIVPLEEYIKVYGNLKREAVIASILKYPEKPNAGDSVVKLHEAEFTKGHGVLAIIGAGNFTGSTIIPAIKKLSVRKKYIVSQKGLSAKILAKKGNFENAGSDVNLVLEDKEVDLVIITTRHNLHAKMAVEALRHGKNVFVEKPLALNRNELHEIIAAAEASGKTVNVGFNRRFSPYAEAVKKQLNGSPLNITATMNAGYIPPGSWLHDLEAGGGRIIGEACHFIDLCSYLTGSKVTQVCMNSLGTEGRENTDNASILLKYENGSNAVINYFSNGSKQYAKERVEVYSDERTFVIDNWRSALGYGARGFKNLKGRQDKGHKRQFELLIERVNKGGKALIPLESLVNTTNASFAAIESMKCNSWVKV, encoded by the coding sequence GAGATCCCGGCTCCAATGGTCACCTCAGGCCATGTTTTAATCCAGACTGCCTGCTCGCTTGTTTCTCTTGGCACTGAAAAGATGCTTGTTGAATTCGGGAGGGCGAATATGCTGGATAAGGCAAAACAGCAGCCGGACAAGGTTAAAATGGTTCTGGATAAAATTAAAACTGACGGTTTGGTTCCAACTATTGAGGCGGTATTAAATAAGCTGGATCAGCCCCTGGCCTTGGGTTACTGTAACGTGGGAAAAGTTATTGCCGTGGGAAAAGGGGTTAGCGAATTTAAGGTTGGGGACAGGGTGGTCTCCAACGGTAACCACGCAGAAATTGTCTGTGTGCCGGTAAATCTTGCAGCCAAGGTTCCGGATAACGTTTCAGATGAAGAGGGCAGTTTTGCCGTTGTTGGAGCAATAGCCCTTCAGGGAATAAGGCTTTCAAACCCGACGCTAGGCGAAACATTTTGTGTGATCGGCCTTGGGCTCATAGGGCTTGTGACGGCAAAGCTCCTTATTGCAAACGGGTGCAATGTAGTTGGCTTTGATATCGATCCGCACAAAGTAAAGCTTGCAGAAGGCTTTGGCGTAAAAGCTTTCAGGGTTACAGATCCTTTGGATCAGGTGAACCTGGTTAAGTCCATTACAAACGAAACGGGTGCAGATGGAGTAATAATAACAGCATCCAGCAGAAGCAACGATATTATTACGGCCTCGGCTAAGATGTCTAGAAAAAGAGGGAGAATTATTCTTATCGGCGTTACAGGCCTGGAGATAAGCCGTGCGGATTTTTATGAAAAAGAGCTCACTTTTCAGGTTTCCTGCTCCTACGGCCCGGGTAGATATGATGAATCCTATGAAAGGAAAGGTCTGGATTATCCGCTTCCTTATGTGCGCTGGACAGAAAAAAGAAATATTGAGGCGGTGCTGAATGCAATTTCCACCGGGCGCCTGGAAGTAAAATCACTCATCTCGGAAATTGTACCGCTTGAAGAATACATAAAGGTTTACGGCAACTTAAAAAGGGAAGCCGTTATAGCTTCTATTTTGAAATATCCTGAAAAACCAAATGCGGGGGATTCTGTAGTAAAACTGCACGAGGCGGAATTTACAAAGGGCCACGGGGTGCTTGCCATAATAGGAGCCGGAAACTTTACAGGGTCCACCATAATACCCGCCATTAAAAAACTTTCAGTCCGGAAAAAATACATTGTAAGCCAAAAAGGCCTAAGCGCAAAGATACTTGCAAAAAAAGGAAATTTCGAGAATGCAGGTTCTGATGTAAATCTTGTTCTTGAGGATAAGGAAGTTGATCTTGTCATAATTACAACCAGGCACAACCTTCACGCAAAGATGGCAGTTGAGGCCTTAAGGCATGGGAAAAACGTGTTTGTAGAAAAGCCATTGGCATTGAATAGAAATGAACTTCATGAAATCATTGCCGCAGCAGAGGCCTCTGGAAAAACGGTTAACGTTGGGTTTAACAGAAGATTTTCCCCCTATGCCGAGGCGGTTAAAAAGCAGCTGAACGGGTCGCCGCTTAACATCACGGCCACAATGAATGCAGGCTATATTCCCCCCGGAAGCTGGCTGCACGACCTGGAGGCTGGAGGCGGAAGGATCATTGGTGAGGCCTGCCATTTTATAGACCTCTGTTCATACCTTACGGGAAGTAAAGTCACGCAGGTCTGCATGAATTCACTTGGGACCGAAGGCCGTGAGAACACGGATAACGCATCTATTCTCCTTAAATATGAGAACGGCAGCAATGCCGTAATTAATTATTTCTCCAACGGGAGTAAACAATATGCGAAGGAACGTGTTGAAGTTTACAGCGATGAAAGGACTTTTGTTATAGACAACTGGCGCTCGGCTTTGGGTTATGGCGCCAGGGGATTTAAGAACTTAAAAGGCCGGCAGGATAAAGGGCATAAGCGCCAGTTTGAGCTCCTAATAGAGAGGGTAAACAAAGGGGGAAAAGCCCTGATTCCGCTTGAAAGCCTAGTCAATACAACAAATGCATCATTTGCCGCAATTGAAAGCATGAAGTGCAATTCATGGGTGAAGGTGTAG